GTTCTTCTCTAATAGACGGATCAATATTCAATATCCTTTTTCTTAATTCTTCAAATAATGGTCTCATCGGTTCCCCTTGTTTTAAGTAAGTATGATCTTCAATTGTATATTCTGCTTTAGTTGATTTATCGTCTTCAGTTTTATATCTAGCAATAATTTCCTCACTAATGTTTGGATAACCCCAAATTTTAATTGCTAATTGTGTAATGTTTTTTGCTCTTTTTTTGATTTCGTTTTCATCCCATTTATCTAACTTTGCCAATATTCTATTTAATCTAATCGGACTATCCTTAAAGCCTCCTTTAATATTTCTTTTTTCCTCAAATGATTTATCACTTAATTCAGGATTATACCCAGTCAAGGTAAGATTCCCAATAGTATGTAGATATGTCTTTTGAATCTCCTTCCAATTTTCTCCCAAATCATTTCTCCATTTTTCAGATAAATTTTGATTTTGGGGCAATATATGCTCTATAGTATATGTTTCAACATTAACAATTTCTTTCCTATCATAATTTTCTAATCTCCTTAGTAAATAATTCCTATTTCTAAAATTATAAACATCTTTAATTAGTAGCTCACGTTCAAATTCGTCATCACCCGGAATTCTCCTATATGAATCTTGAAGTATTATGGTTGCTTTCAAACTATCCAAATAATTTTCTCTATCAATTTTTTTATAAAGTGTTGCAAATGTTTTATTCAAGGAGTTAGTTGGTACTCCACAAACCGCTCTTCTAAATACATAACTTTCAATCAAGTTTAATATATCCAAAAATTCTTCTTTTGTAATTTTATCTTGAATGTAATCTTTATAGATATTTAAAATAAATGGATAAGAAACTGTTGCCTTTAATTCATTTATATCACAAAACTTATTCTTGATATCTCCATCCGGTTCTCTTTCTAAAGCGATATTTACAAAATATTTAGAATATTCAAATATATCTTGAACAACTTCTACTATGTTTTTCTGTTTTGAGGAATACATTTTAAATTCCGAGTATATTTCTCTCATATTTGGGATCCTACCTAATTTAATAGTTAAATAATCTCTCATGAATTTATCAAATAAGGCAGAATTTTCTGAATGACCA
The DNA window shown above is from Candidatus Micrarchaeia archaeon and carries:
- a CDS encoding DUF262 domain-containing protein — its product is MEAKETKFLRFLNSPKQLVIPIYQRTYSWDIDQCEQLWKDIIRTGKDESNFGHFIGSIVYVEKGLYQVSALPKLLVIDGQQRLTTVSLLISALCNFIEEKNIQTEINPNRLASYYLMNEKEEGEEKYKLILTQSDKTALFKLVDKLELTDEDSKKIKENYNFFKEKIEKTDLEVIHKGISKLIIIDVSLDREKDNPQLIFESLNSTGLELTQADLIRNYILMGLEKQQQEYLYNNFWYPMSKSFGHSENSALFDKFMRDYLTIKLGRIPNMREIYSEFKMYSSKQKNIVEVVQDIFEYSKYFVNIALEREPDGDIKNKFCDINELKATVSYPFILNIYKDYIQDKITKEEFLDILNLIESYVFRRAVCGVPTNSLNKTFATLYKKIDRENYLDSLKATIILQDSYRRIPGDDEFERELLIKDVYNFRNRNYLLRRLENYDRKEIVNVETYTIEHILPQNQNLSEKWRNDLGENWKEIQKTYLHTIGNLTLTGYNPELSDKSFEEKRNIKGGFKDSPIRLNRILAKLDKWDENEIKKRAKNITQLAIKIWGYPNISEEIIARYKTEDDKSTKAEYTIEDHTYLKQGEPMRPLFEELRKRILNIDPSIREE